A part of Arachis hypogaea cultivar Tifrunner chromosome 12, arahy.Tifrunner.gnm2.J5K5, whole genome shotgun sequence genomic DNA contains:
- the LOC112729317 gene encoding stemmadenine O-acetyltransferase-like: MMPKLDIVSIKVMVKPSSPTPNHLRDFKISLVDEMAPPIYIPIILFYSATDINSSFGTHDVETISNKLKVSLSKVLTLYYPFCGRFKCTSPSSVDCNDEGVPYIECKFPTNLTDILKRPQSQMQELLPFDPYNNVSSSLDHNDDKHKVTMAVQLSEFKCGGIALGVCLSHRVADGEATSSFLNAWAKTAKGLFNQVDPPQMDAALIFPPRGIEWAMTSLMVGGGNEKLVTKCFLFSPTDLSRLRARFGSFNPTRVEAVTALIWKSAIQVAKGSYKASMVCHAVDIRNRMVPPLPKNLFGNLWLYSISELVDLGDGGYGTEELCDLVGMVRNAIRETSAGYSDMLLQGDGLDEFDEFFKEARLRVAENLVACCGFSSWTRFGFYEVDFGWGKPIKVRNINLPMKNVTYLIPTRTGEGIEAWVTMTELDMDEFQRNSELLQFALLES, encoded by the coding sequence ATGATGCCTAAACTTGATATTGTGTCTATTAAGGTAATGGTAAAGCCATCGTCTCCAACCCCTAATCACCTTAGAGATTTCAAAATCTCCCTCGTTGATGAGATGGCTCCTCCAATCTATATTCCCATAATTTTATTCTACTCAGCCACTGATATTAATAGTTCCTTTGGAACTCATGATGTCGAGACCATATCCAATAAATTAAAGGTTTCTTTATCCAAAGTTCTCACTCTATATTACCCATTCTGTGGAAGATTCAAATGTACCTCACCTTCCTCTGTTGATTGTAATGATGAAGGTGTACCTTACATCGAGTGTAAATTCCCCACTAACCTTACAGATATTCTCAAAAGGCCTCAATCCCAAATGCAGGAGCTTTTGCCATTTGACCCATATAATAATGTTTCTAGTAGTTTGGATCAtaatgatgacaaacacaaaGTGACCATGGCGGTTCAGTTGAGTGAATTCAAGTGTGGGGGTATTGCACTTGGTGTGTGCCTCTCACACAGGGTAGCAGATGGGGAAGCAACATCATCATTCCTCAATGCTTGGGCTAAAACTGCAAAGGGTCTTTTCAACCAAGTAGACCCACCTCAAATGGATGCAGCATTGATTTTCCCTCCACGGGGAATAGAATGGGCCATGACTAGTCTCATGGTGGGTGGTGGCAATGAAAAACTCGTGACCAAGTGTTTCTTGTTTAGTCCAACGGACTTGTCCAGATTGAGAGCTAGATTTGGAAGCTTTAATCCGACTCGCGTCGAAGCTGTCACAGCACTCATATGGAAATCAGCCATTCAAGTAGCAAAAGGAAGTTACAAGGCTTCTATGGTGTGCCACGCCGTCGACATTCGTAATCGAATGGTGCCACCGTTGCCAAAAAACTTGTTTGGCAATCTTTGGCTTTATTCTATTTCTGAATTGGTGGATTTGGGTGACGGAGGTTATGGAACAGAAGAGTTGTGTGATTTGGTGGGGATGGTTAGGAATGCTATTAGAGAAACTAGTGCGGGTTATTCAGAtatgctgcttcaaggtgacggTTTGGATGAGTTCGATGAATTCTTCAAGGAAGCAAGATTAAGGGTCGCTGAAAATCTTGTTGCATGTTGTGGATTTAGTAGTTGGACAAGATTTGGTTTCTATGAAGTTGATTTTGGATGGGGGAAGCCAATTAAGGTGAGAAACATTAATTTGCCTATGAAGAATGTGACATATTTGATTCCTACAAGAACTGGAGAAGGCATAGAGGCATGGGTAACCATGACCGAGCTTGATATGGATGAATTCCAGCGTAACTCCGAGCTTCTCCAGTTTGCCTTGCTGGAATCTTAa